In Microbacterium foliorum, the following proteins share a genomic window:
- the hrpA gene encoding ATP-dependent RNA helicase HrpA, whose translation MPSPVIFYPPELPVSAARDEIADAIRDNQVVIVAGATGSGKTTQLPKICLDLGRERIAHTQPRRLAARTIAERVAEELQVELGTLVGYKVRFTDKVSDETRIALMTDGILLNEIHRDRLLRRYDTIIIDEAHERSLNVDFLLGYLVRILPERPDLKVIITSATIDPESFARHFASPDGVPAPVIEVSGRTFPVEIRYRAQTEDASAGSAAREAEADEVTAIVAALRELDREEPGDVLVFLPGEAEIRDAADAVRGAYSKDRSPTEVLPLYGRLSAAEQHRVFEKSRVAGVRRRVVLATNVAETSLTVPGIRYVIDTGTARISRYSNRSKVQRLPIEAISQASANQRSGRAGRTSDGIAIRLYSEEDFESRPEFTEPEILRTSLASVILQMLSLGFGDITAFPFLTPPDSRGVKAAVDLLTELGAVSGSGDTPRLTRIGRNISRIPIDPRFARMLIEAGRPGGADVTRDVLAIVAGMSIQDVRERPSQEAPQSVRDEADRMHARFADPTSDFLSILNLWNHLREQQRELGSSAFRRLCRSEHLNYVRVREWFDVHRQLRSLVKEKDARGTGTADPDAIHRALLAGLLSQIGILDERNTPSRGQTKTPAKDAKRRQAEYRGARGIRFSIFPGSALRKKAPQAVMAAEIVETSRTYARTVAAIDPAWAEALAGDLAKRQVTEPHWSKDAGAAVAYEKVTLFGVEIIPRRRVQFARIDRAASREMFVRHALVEGEWDPTRIDKRVSAFWRSNAELRKRLEKLEERERRRDILAGDEAVFRFYDERIPADVFDVRSFEKWWRETLAATPKLLVMREADLLDDESRADQSEFPTRWTQGDQVLGLAYRFEPGAPDDGVSVVIPLPLLAQIEDRGFDWQVPGLRAELVTGLLRALPKAIRRHVVPAADWADKFGAELAGDGPESHGGLPNRTLKEALARLIQPLANQLVSAADFEDDRVPAHLRMNFRAVDERGRVAGSNRDLSTLQAELADRARSSVARSIAAPPRRPGPSKGPQPAAAASASIEQDGLTAWTFGDLPEVLDTRVAGGVVRGYPAIVDQGKTVSVRVESTADAASAATRAGVRRLVLLGVPSPSSYVQQHLTSQEKLALAASPYQSAAALIEDCRAAVVQSAIDRLAPGGIVRTRAEFERVRDAVSALLVDELFACVSLVARILTKARDVERGIKSQNSLALLGPLNDIRTQLSGLLHLGFVSAAGVDRLAHFPRYLDGMLDRLKTLANEPGKDRTRMSEFERMAKVFEDAGGTIPLEPGAPAALVETRWLLEEYRVSVFAQRLGTAQPVSPQRIMKVLASRG comes from the coding sequence ATGCCTTCCCCTGTGATCTTCTATCCTCCCGAGCTGCCCGTCAGCGCTGCGCGGGACGAGATCGCCGACGCCATCCGCGACAACCAGGTCGTCATCGTCGCCGGTGCCACGGGTTCGGGCAAGACGACCCAGCTGCCGAAGATCTGCCTCGACCTCGGGCGCGAGCGGATCGCGCACACTCAGCCCCGTCGCCTCGCCGCCCGCACGATCGCCGAGCGCGTCGCCGAGGAGCTGCAGGTCGAACTCGGCACCCTCGTCGGCTACAAGGTGCGCTTCACCGACAAGGTGTCAGACGAGACGCGCATCGCGCTGATGACCGACGGAATCCTGCTCAACGAGATCCACCGCGACAGGCTGCTGCGCCGCTACGACACGATCATCATCGACGAGGCGCACGAGCGCTCGCTCAACGTCGACTTCCTGCTCGGCTACCTGGTGCGGATCCTCCCCGAACGCCCCGATCTCAAGGTGATCATCACCTCGGCGACGATCGACCCCGAGAGCTTCGCCCGGCACTTCGCCTCGCCTGACGGCGTGCCTGCACCGGTCATCGAGGTGTCGGGGCGCACCTTCCCCGTCGAGATCCGTTATCGCGCCCAGACGGAGGACGCTTCGGCGGGCTCGGCAGCCCGGGAGGCGGAGGCCGATGAGGTCACCGCGATCGTCGCGGCGCTGCGCGAACTCGACCGCGAGGAACCCGGTGACGTGCTCGTGTTCCTGCCGGGCGAGGCCGAGATCAGGGACGCGGCGGATGCCGTGCGCGGCGCCTACTCGAAGGACCGCTCCCCCACCGAGGTGCTGCCGCTCTACGGCCGCCTGTCGGCCGCCGAGCAGCATCGGGTGTTCGAGAAGAGCCGCGTCGCCGGGGTGCGCCGCCGCGTCGTGCTCGCCACGAACGTCGCAGAGACCAGCCTCACGGTTCCCGGCATCCGCTATGTGATCGACACCGGCACCGCGCGCATCTCGCGGTACAGCAACCGCTCGAAGGTGCAGCGGCTGCCGATCGAGGCGATCTCGCAGGCCTCCGCGAACCAGCGTTCCGGACGTGCCGGTCGCACGAGCGACGGCATCGCGATCCGGCTGTACAGCGAAGAGGACTTCGAGAGTCGACCGGAGTTCACCGAACCGGAGATCCTGCGCACCTCGCTCGCCTCCGTCATCCTGCAGATGCTGTCGCTCGGCTTCGGCGACATCACCGCCTTCCCGTTCCTCACCCCGCCCGACTCCCGCGGCGTGAAGGCCGCGGTCGACCTGCTCACCGAACTCGGCGCCGTGAGCGGAAGCGGCGACACCCCTCGCCTGACCCGCATCGGCCGCAACATCTCGCGCATCCCGATCGATCCCCGCTTCGCCCGCATGCTCATCGAGGCCGGACGGCCCGGCGGGGCCGACGTCACGCGCGACGTGCTCGCGATCGTCGCGGGCATGTCGATCCAGGACGTGCGCGAGCGTCCCTCGCAGGAGGCGCCGCAGAGCGTGCGCGACGAGGCCGACCGCATGCACGCGCGGTTCGCCGACCCGACGAGCGACTTCCTCTCGATCCTGAACCTCTGGAACCACCTGAGAGAGCAGCAGCGCGAGCTCGGCTCGAGCGCGTTCCGCCGACTCTGCCGCTCGGAGCACCTGAACTACGTGCGGGTGCGCGAATGGTTCGACGTGCACCGTCAGCTGCGGTCGCTGGTGAAGGAGAAGGACGCCCGAGGCACCGGCACCGCTGATCCGGACGCGATCCACCGCGCCCTGCTCGCCGGTCTGCTGTCGCAGATCGGGATCCTCGACGAGCGCAACACGCCCAGCCGGGGACAGACCAAGACTCCGGCGAAGGATGCGAAGCGCCGTCAGGCCGAGTATCGCGGCGCCCGCGGCATCCGCTTCTCGATCTTCCCCGGCTCGGCGCTGCGCAAGAAGGCGCCGCAGGCGGTCATGGCCGCCGAGATCGTCGAGACATCGCGCACCTATGCCCGCACGGTCGCCGCGATCGATCCGGCCTGGGCCGAGGCACTCGCCGGTGACCTCGCGAAGCGCCAGGTCACCGAGCCCCACTGGTCGAAGGATGCAGGGGCGGCTGTCGCCTACGAGAAGGTGACGCTGTTCGGGGTCGAGATCATCCCCCGCCGCCGCGTGCAGTTCGCCCGCATCGACCGGGCGGCCTCGCGTGAGATGTTCGTGCGGCACGCGCTCGTCGAAGGCGAGTGGGACCCGACGCGCATCGACAAGCGGGTCAGCGCGTTCTGGCGCAGCAACGCCGAGCTGCGCAAGCGTCTCGAGAAGCTCGAGGAGCGCGAACGCCGCCGCGACATCCTCGCGGGCGACGAGGCGGTCTTCCGCTTCTACGACGAGCGCATCCCCGCCGACGTCTTCGACGTGCGCTCGTTCGAGAAATGGTGGCGCGAGACGCTGGCCGCCACGCCGAAGCTGCTCGTGATGCGCGAGGCCGACCTGCTCGACGACGAGAGCCGGGCGGATCAGAGCGAGTTCCCCACGCGATGGACCCAGGGTGACCAGGTGCTCGGGCTCGCCTACCGCTTCGAGCCGGGAGCCCCCGACGACGGCGTGAGCGTCGTCATCCCGCTCCCCCTGCTCGCGCAGATCGAGGACAGGGGCTTCGACTGGCAGGTGCCCGGCCTCCGCGCCGAGCTCGTCACGGGTCTGCTCCGTGCGCTGCCCAAGGCGATCCGCCGTCACGTGGTTCCCGCCGCCGACTGGGCCGACAAGTTCGGCGCCGAGCTCGCCGGAGACGGGCCCGAGTCGCACGGCGGCCTCCCGAACCGCACGCTGAAGGAGGCGCTCGCTCGCCTCATCCAGCCCCTCGCGAATCAGCTCGTGTCGGCTGCCGACTTCGAGGACGACCGGGTGCCCGCGCACCTGCGCATGAACTTCCGCGCCGTCGATGAGCGCGGACGCGTCGCAGGATCGAACCGCGACCTCAGCACACTGCAGGCGGAGCTCGCCGATCGGGCCCGCAGCAGCGTGGCCCGCTCGATCGCGGCGCCGCCCCGCCGACCGGGGCCGTCGAAGGGTCCGCAGCCGGCCGCGGCTGCCTCCGCCTCCATCGAGCAGGACGGCCTGACCGCCTGGACGTTCGGCGACCTGCCCGAGGTGCTCGACACCCGGGTCGCCGGTGGTGTGGTGCGCGGGTACCCCGCGATCGTCGATCAGGGCAAGACCGTCTCGGTGCGGGTCGAATCGACGGCGGATGCTGCGAGCGCGGCCACCCGGGCCGGCGTGCGGCGCCTCGTGCTGCTCGGCGTGCCCTCACCCTCGTCGTATGTGCAGCAGCACCTCACGAGCCAGGAGAAGCTCGCACTGGCCGCGTCGCCGTATCAGTCCGCAGCCGCCCTCATCGAGGACTGCCGCGCGGCCGTGGTGCAGAGCGCGATCGACCGGCTGGCGCCCGGGGGCATCGTGCGCACCCGGGCCGAGTTCGAGCGCGTGCGCGACGCCGTCTCGGCATTGCTCGTCGACGAGCTCTTCGCCTGCGTCTCGCTCGTCGCTCGCATCCTCACCAAGGCGCGTGACGTCGAGCGCGGCATCAAGTCGCAGAACTCACTCGCTCTGCTGGGGCCGCTCAACGACATCCGCACTCAGCTCTCGGGGCTGCTGCATCTCGGGTTCGTCTCTGCGGCGGGCGTCGACCGCCTCGCGCACTTCCCCCGCTACCTCGACGGCATGCTCGACCGGCTGAAGACCCTGGCGAACGAACCGGGCAAGGACCGCACGCGCATGAGCGAGTTCGAGCGCATGGCGAAGGTGTTCGAGGATGCCGGAGGGACGATCCCGCTCGAGCCCGGCGCCCCCGCTGCGCTCGTCGAGACCCGCTGGCTGCTCGAGGAGTATCGCGTGAGCGTGTTCGCACAGCGGCTCGGCACCGCGCAGCCCGTCTCGCCACAGCGCATCATGAAAGTGCTGGCATCCCGGGGGTAG
- a CDS encoding quinone oxidoreductase family protein, with amino-acid sequence MARAIVYTEFGSPDVLHLIEIPDPIALSGEAVVRIEAAGANPIDAKLRSAKRPSPPITEPRAVGFDGAGVIESLGDDVDDFAVGDRVAIRDTLGTYSSMLAVPVEKLVALPDSVTAAEGAGIGIPAGTAYQALRSLDVTAGDVLLVHGGSGSVGQAAVQFAVAWGATVIATASPARHDQLRELGATPVAYGDGLLERVREAAPDGVTVALDCAGTDEAIEVSLELVADRDRIATIVRGPDAASFGIRAFSGGSPEPLTEQELAWRAEALGATVELLATGDFVIELGPELPLTEAAQAHELMESGAASGKIVLIP; translated from the coding sequence ATGGCTCGCGCGATCGTCTACACAGAGTTCGGTTCCCCTGATGTGCTGCACCTGATCGAGATCCCCGATCCGATCGCGCTGAGCGGCGAAGCCGTGGTGCGCATCGAGGCGGCAGGGGCCAACCCGATCGATGCCAAGCTGCGCAGCGCGAAGCGCCCCTCGCCGCCGATCACCGAGCCGCGTGCTGTCGGGTTCGACGGCGCCGGGGTGATCGAGTCGCTCGGCGACGACGTCGACGACTTCGCGGTGGGTGACCGCGTCGCGATCCGCGACACCCTCGGCACCTACTCGAGCATGCTCGCCGTGCCGGTCGAGAAGCTCGTTGCGCTGCCCGACTCGGTCACCGCCGCGGAGGGGGCCGGCATCGGCATCCCCGCCGGCACCGCCTACCAGGCGCTCCGCTCGCTCGACGTCACGGCGGGCGACGTGCTGCTCGTGCACGGCGGCTCCGGCTCGGTCGGCCAGGCGGCAGTGCAGTTCGCGGTCGCCTGGGGTGCCACCGTGATCGCCACGGCCAGCCCCGCGCGGCACGATCAGCTGCGCGAACTCGGCGCGACCCCGGTCGCCTACGGCGACGGCCTGCTCGAGCGCGTGCGCGAGGCCGCACCGGACGGCGTGACCGTCGCGCTCGACTGTGCAGGCACCGATGAGGCCATCGAGGTGTCCCTCGAACTCGTCGCCGACCGCGACCGCATCGCGACGATCGTGCGCGGACCGGACGCCGCATCCTTCGGCATCCGCGCCTTCTCGGGCGGCTCGCCTGAGCCGCTCACCGAGCAGGAGCTCGCGTGGCGGGCCGAGGCCCTGGGCGCGACCGTCGAGCTGCTCGCGACCGGAGACTTCGTCATCGAGCTCGGGCCCGAGCTGCCGCTCACCGAAGCGGCGCAGGCCCATGAGCTCATGGAGTCCGGCGCCGCCTCGGGCAAGATCGTGTTGATCCCGTAG
- a CDS encoding WXG100 family type VII secretion target codes for MRVSVRHDAVAQTVAELALTVKTFEHELDVLDSEVALLTSAWDGEAQRAYERAQQQWSTAIESMKALLAEATRRLITANSISMATADTAARVWS; via the coding sequence GTGAGGGTCTCCGTCCGTCACGACGCCGTGGCACAGACGGTCGCCGAGCTCGCGCTCACTGTAAAAACGTTCGAGCACGAACTCGACGTCCTCGATTCTGAGGTCGCGCTGTTGACGTCTGCATGGGACGGCGAGGCGCAGCGAGCCTACGAGCGCGCCCAACAGCAGTGGTCCACCGCGATCGAGAGCATGAAGGCGCTCCTGGCCGAAGCCACGCGCCGGCTGATCACCGCGAATTCCATCTCCATGGCCACAGCCGACACGGCCGCGCGCGTCTGGTCCTGA
- a CDS encoding putative T7SS-secreted protein: MELGQTQSAIDLVPGSVSDVRATAEAWKARSAEATRVRDDLATLDDDGTWKGAAYDAYLERFERQLLHWKRAGDWLRAGASALFTWADALQWAQDEADRAITLWNEAEQQGAAALIAHRAHLRELRIGQGLRHPEIDVPFVDPSGPAHDEAREVLFNARATLEVYARDCAIRLDEAADAARMPLTDAEAATQAQHAMTEVIFNLAVVQPFQATMDMLAISAQTLWEHPDIILELLGGAAMMVGGAAVAAGGGAITVTGVGALAGSPALVVAGVGVAGAGAMMVGDAAGRWLTESHGVSGRIKGLDRGDGRDYLGHFAKGQNDPLWVDKERIGLEMYAKENNADVIRTKVKVDYDGSPQSGRYYDGLEKNDDGPNSYTAIEVKSGSAFEAYSRPGSTQRQFDDAVNGGTPARGVLEGEEILVTKVETVVVP, translated from the coding sequence ATGGAGCTGGGGCAGACCCAGTCGGCCATCGACCTCGTGCCCGGGTCCGTGTCCGACGTGAGGGCGACGGCGGAAGCATGGAAGGCCCGCAGCGCCGAAGCGACCCGAGTGCGCGATGACCTCGCCACGTTGGACGACGACGGCACATGGAAAGGCGCCGCCTACGACGCATACCTCGAACGGTTCGAGCGCCAGCTGCTGCACTGGAAGCGTGCCGGGGACTGGCTCCGTGCGGGGGCGAGCGCATTGTTCACCTGGGCCGACGCACTCCAGTGGGCGCAGGACGAAGCCGACCGTGCGATCACCCTGTGGAACGAAGCGGAACAGCAGGGTGCCGCGGCGTTGATCGCCCACCGCGCTCACCTGCGCGAGTTACGGATCGGTCAGGGACTGCGGCATCCCGAAATCGACGTTCCTTTCGTCGATCCTTCTGGTCCTGCACACGACGAGGCACGCGAGGTCTTGTTCAACGCCCGGGCGACGCTCGAGGTCTATGCGCGCGATTGCGCGATCCGGTTGGACGAGGCTGCGGATGCGGCTCGAATGCCGCTGACCGACGCGGAAGCCGCGACACAGGCACAGCACGCGATGACCGAGGTGATCTTCAACCTCGCTGTCGTCCAGCCGTTTCAGGCGACGATGGACATGCTCGCGATCTCCGCCCAGACGCTGTGGGAACACCCCGACATCATCCTCGAACTCCTCGGCGGCGCTGCGATGATGGTCGGCGGTGCTGCCGTTGCGGCCGGAGGCGGTGCGATCACTGTCACCGGTGTCGGTGCACTGGCAGGCTCTCCCGCGCTCGTCGTCGCCGGAGTCGGTGTCGCCGGAGCGGGCGCGATGATGGTGGGCGACGCTGCGGGGCGGTGGCTCACCGAGAGTCACGGTGTCAGTGGTCGGATCAAGGGTCTTGATCGCGGCGATGGCCGCGACTACCTCGGGCATTTCGCCAAGGGGCAGAACGATCCGTTGTGGGTGGACAAAGAGAGGATCGGGCTCGAGATGTACGCGAAGGAAAACAACGCTGATGTGATTCGAACAAAGGTGAAAGTCGACTACGACGGCTCGCCCCAGAGCGGTCGATACTATGACGGCTTGGAGAAGAACGACGACGGTCCGAATTCTTATACGGCGATCGAGGTGAAGTCCGGGTCCGCGTTCGAGGCGTACTCGAGGCCCGGCAGTACTCAACGACAGTTTGATGATGCCGTCAACGGCGGCACCCCCGCTCGAGGTGTTCTCGAAGGGGAAGAGATTCTCGTCACGAAGGTAGAGACGGTGGTTGTGCCATGA
- a CDS encoding alkylhydroperoxidase domain protein — MTALLHDIAPHPEAFTRAEVGWTPHLPPLAEEELTERHYDGLVDASRAKNDYFRLLARDPEVLKARTLVDKDIFYNAAEGLPRAERELSATAASRRNGCVFCASVHARFAAHHSKRVDDVDRLLDEGVDADLGERWNAVVAASVALTDTPSAFGADEIARLRAAGLDDLEIADVIHGAAFFNWANRLMLSIGRPVAPA; from the coding sequence ATGACCGCTCTGCTGCACGACATCGCACCGCACCCCGAGGCATTCACCCGTGCCGAGGTCGGCTGGACCCCTCACCTCCCGCCGCTCGCCGAGGAGGAGCTGACCGAGCGCCACTATGACGGGCTCGTCGACGCCTCGCGCGCGAAGAACGACTACTTCCGTCTGCTGGCGCGCGACCCCGAGGTGCTCAAGGCGCGCACGCTCGTCGACAAGGACATCTTCTACAACGCCGCTGAAGGGCTTCCTCGCGCCGAACGCGAGCTCTCGGCGACGGCCGCCTCCCGCCGCAACGGGTGCGTGTTCTGCGCCTCGGTGCACGCACGCTTCGCGGCGCACCACAGCAAGCGCGTCGACGACGTCGATCGCCTGCTCGACGAGGGCGTGGATGCCGATCTCGGCGAACGGTGGAACGCGGTGGTCGCCGCGTCTGTCGCGCTGACCGACACCCCCAGCGCGTTCGGCGCCGACGAGATCGCCCGTCTGCGTGCGGCCGGACTCGACGACCTCGAGATCGCCGACGTGATCCATGGAGCGGCGTTCTTCAACTGGGCGAACCGTCTGATGCTGTCGATCGGCCGCCCGGTGGCGCCCGCCTGA
- a CDS encoding CMD domain protein, whose amino-acid sequence MTTDIVDQIVGVTPELDALRRRRPVTREQLQASFDALFAPVSTEEVSQAERELIAAFATRLAGDEDATGTFYADRALAVDPQRGAVVIAEAADAAVTGPFGSYTEVGLQAENTEGERYTPSAEVSGALGERLAAALVHTHLLVFRPRESSADHIQRLVDAGWSADGIVTLSQLVSFLAFQQRVITGLTALQKGIAA is encoded by the coding sequence ATGACCACCGACATCGTCGACCAGATCGTGGGGGTGACGCCCGAGCTCGATGCGCTGCGGCGCCGTCGCCCCGTCACCAGGGAGCAGCTGCAAGCGAGCTTCGACGCGCTCTTCGCGCCCGTGTCGACGGAGGAGGTGTCGCAGGCCGAGCGCGAGCTGATCGCCGCCTTCGCCACGCGCCTCGCCGGTGACGAGGATGCCACGGGCACGTTCTACGCCGACCGGGCGCTGGCAGTCGACCCGCAGCGCGGGGCCGTCGTGATCGCGGAGGCAGCGGATGCCGCGGTCACCGGGCCGTTCGGCTCGTACACCGAGGTGGGATTGCAGGCCGAGAACACCGAGGGCGAGCGCTACACGCCGTCGGCCGAGGTCTCCGGGGCACTCGGCGAGCGTCTGGCCGCCGCGCTCGTGCACACGCACCTGCTCGTGTTCCGCCCGCGGGAGTCGTCGGCTGACCACATCCAGCGGCTGGTCGATGCGGGGTGGTCGGCCGACGGCATCGTGACGCTGTCGCAGCTGGTGTCGTTCCTCGCGTTCCAGCAGCGCGTGATTACAGGACTGACCGCACTTCAGAAGGGAATCGCCGCATGA
- a CDS encoding putative FMN-dependent luciferase-like monooxygenase, which translates to MTAPTIAFFTRLLDDAPPAERYALATEQIQHAERHGVGRAWVAQHHFRAAEGGLPSPLVFLANVAAQTSRIRLGTGVVTLPLEDAVRVAEDAVVADLLAGGRIDLGLGSGGTPSSFIPFGEDVRDKAPTYDHKLRLLLDALSGRDIGADNTLYPDAGSLADRIWQATFSSPGGHRAGIHGHGLLLSRTQPRSADDLHAPLSALQDPVIDAYLDALPDGIAPRITASRTVFVADDRAEALRFAEVGLRRAAEGFRRQGQTIPGDDLDELIVALDTHLGTPEQVAESLAADATLARATEVAFQVHSVDAPHAHVLRSIELFAEQVAPALGYTLTDTIKEKA; encoded by the coding sequence ATGACCGCACCCACGATCGCCTTCTTCACACGTCTGCTCGACGACGCACCACCTGCCGAGCGGTATGCGCTCGCGACCGAGCAGATCCAGCACGCCGAGCGCCACGGCGTCGGTCGCGCCTGGGTGGCGCAGCATCACTTCCGCGCCGCAGAGGGCGGGCTCCCTTCGCCCCTCGTGTTCCTCGCGAACGTCGCGGCGCAGACGTCGCGCATCCGCCTCGGCACCGGGGTCGTCACGCTTCCGCTCGAAGATGCGGTGCGCGTCGCCGAGGATGCCGTGGTCGCCGATCTGCTCGCGGGCGGGCGCATCGATCTGGGACTGGGAAGCGGCGGGACGCCGTCCTCGTTCATTCCGTTCGGCGAGGACGTGCGCGACAAGGCGCCGACCTACGACCACAAGCTCCGCCTCCTCCTCGACGCGCTCTCGGGGCGTGACATCGGCGCGGACAACACTCTCTATCCGGATGCCGGCAGCCTCGCCGACCGCATCTGGCAGGCCACGTTCTCGTCGCCGGGCGGTCACCGCGCCGGCATCCACGGGCACGGCCTGCTGCTCTCTCGCACTCAGCCGAGATCGGCCGATGACCTGCACGCACCTCTCTCGGCACTGCAGGATCCGGTGATCGATGCATACCTCGACGCTCTGCCCGACGGCATCGCTCCGCGCATCACCGCCTCGCGCACGGTGTTCGTGGCGGATGACCGCGCCGAGGCCCTGCGCTTCGCGGAGGTCGGTCTGCGCCGAGCCGCCGAGGGATTCCGGCGTCAGGGGCAGACGATCCCCGGTGACGACCTCGACGAGCTGATCGTCGCGCTCGACACCCATCTCGGCACCCCCGAGCAGGTCGCCGAATCGCTCGCCGCCGACGCGACTCTCGCGAGGGCCACCGAAGTGGCGTTCCAGGTGCACTCGGTCGATGCGCCGCACGCGCATGTGCTGCGCTCGATCGAGCTCTTCGCCGAGCAGGTCGCCCCGGCTCTCGGCTACACCCTCACCGACACCATCAAGGAGAAGGCATGA
- a CDS encoding dipeptide ABC transporter ATP-binding protein codes for MTVLAVDDLRVSYATREGRREVVHGVSFEIAEGEALALVGESGSGKSTTAHALLGLLPPGGRVEGGAVRLGDLDISGWTDRALRSIRGPEIGLVPQDPVTSLDPVRTIGAQVEEVLKLHGHRDRRSRRARAIELLERVGIDDPELRVRQYPHELSGGMRQRVLIASAIALRPRLLIADEPTSALDATVQRKVLDLLDELRREEGTSILLVTHDLGVAADRAQRLVVLKDGRIVEQGASEKVLASPSDGYTKQLLADAPAFVTGFRRPEAPPFLRDAAAVAAENPFAITATGLVKEFAVARRERFRAVDDVSFRVRRGTTHALVGESGSGKTTTARLITRFHQPDAGAIEIDGEHVTGLSRQRLRALRRRIQLVYQNPFASLDPRQQVVDIIAEPLQNFGVGSRAERNDRALALLDRVSLPSDVARRTPRELSGGQRQRVAIARALAIDPEIVVLDEAVSALDVTVQARILELLTSLQSELGLTYLFISHDLAVVRRISHTVSVMRRGRIVEEGNTEDLFHDPQHEYTRELLAAVPGRTEQPA; via the coding sequence ATGACCGTTCTCGCCGTCGACGACCTCAGGGTCTCGTACGCCACCCGAGAGGGGCGGCGCGAGGTCGTGCACGGCGTCTCGTTCGAGATCGCCGAGGGGGAGGCACTCGCGCTGGTGGGGGAGTCCGGCTCGGGCAAGTCGACCACCGCGCACGCCCTGCTGGGTCTGCTGCCGCCAGGCGGCAGGGTCGAAGGCGGCGCGGTGCGTCTCGGCGACCTCGACATCTCGGGCTGGACGGATCGCGCCCTGCGCAGCATCCGCGGCCCCGAGATCGGTCTCGTCCCGCAGGATCCGGTGACTTCGCTCGACCCCGTGCGCACGATCGGCGCGCAGGTCGAGGAGGTGCTGAAGCTGCACGGTCACCGCGACCGTCGCTCGCGCCGGGCGCGGGCGATCGAGCTGCTCGAGCGGGTCGGCATCGACGACCCGGAGCTGCGCGTACGCCAGTATCCGCACGAGCTCTCCGGCGGCATGCGGCAGCGGGTGCTCATCGCATCCGCGATCGCCCTGCGCCCCCGCCTGCTGATCGCGGATGAGCCGACCAGCGCGCTCGATGCCACTGTGCAGCGCAAGGTGCTCGATCTGCTCGACGAGCTGCGCCGCGAGGAAGGCACGAGTATCCTGCTCGTCACCCACGACCTCGGAGTCGCCGCCGACCGTGCGCAGCGCCTGGTGGTGCTCAAGGACGGGCGCATCGTCGAGCAGGGCGCGAGCGAGAAGGTGCTCGCGTCCCCATCCGACGGCTACACGAAACAGCTGCTCGCCGATGCCCCGGCGTTCGTCACCGGGTTCCGTCGGCCCGAGGCGCCGCCGTTCCTGCGGGATGCCGCGGCGGTGGCCGCCGAGAACCCGTTCGCGATCACCGCGACCGGACTCGTCAAGGAGTTCGCGGTCGCCCGACGCGAGCGCTTCCGTGCGGTCGACGATGTCTCGTTCCGGGTGCGCCGGGGCACGACGCACGCCCTGGTCGGCGAATCGGGATCGGGCAAGACCACGACCGCGCGCCTCATCACGCGGTTCCATCAGCCGGATGCCGGGGCGATCGAGATCGACGGCGAACATGTCACCGGCCTTTCGAGGCAGCGCCTGCGCGCCCTGCGCCGCCGCATCCAGCTCGTCTACCAGAACCCGTTCGCCTCGCTGGACCCGCGGCAGCAGGTCGTCGACATCATCGCCGAGCCATTGCAGAACTTCGGTGTCGGGTCGCGCGCCGAGCGCAATGACCGCGCGCTGGCACTGCTCGACAGGGTGTCGCTGCCGAGCGACGTCGCCCGGCGCACGCCGCGTGAGCTCTCGGGCGGTCAGCGCCAGCGGGTGGCGATCGCGAGGGCGCTCGCCATCGACCCCGAGATCGTCGTGCTCGATGAGGCGGTGTCGGCCCTCGACGTGACAGTGCAGGCGCGCATCCTCGAACTGCTCACCTCTCTGCAGTCGGAACTGGGGCTGACGTACCTGTTCATCTCGCACGACCTCGCCGTCGTGCGTCGGATCAGCCACACGGTCTCGGTCATGCGCCGCGGCCGCATCGTCGAGGAAGGCAACACCGAGGACCTCTTCCACGACCCGCAGCACGAGTACACCAGGGAGCTGCTCGCAGCCGTCCCGGGACGAACGGAGCAGCCCGCATGA